Proteins encoded within one genomic window of Bacteroidales bacterium:
- a CDS encoding twin-arginine translocase TatA/TatE family subunit has protein sequence MNNLLYVLLLFQDVSGGELILVLLAVFLLFGPNKIPEIARKIAKGLNDIKKTTDGFRDEVNNTIGPIKKEFEEDKNSNKNGNQNKPDNNKPVG, from the coding sequence ATGAATAACCTGCTTTATGTTTTATTACTTTTTCAGGATGTCAGCGGTGGCGAGTTGATATTAGTCCTTTTGGCGGTTTTTTTATTATTCGGACCAAATAAAATACCTGAAATAGCAAGGAAAATTGCAAAAGGTTTAAATGATATAAAAAAGACAACTGATGGTTTTCGCGATGAAGTAAATAATACAATTGGTCCGATAAAAAAAGAATTTGAAGAAGATAAAAATTCTAATAAAAACGGGAATCAAAATAAACCCGATAATAATAAACCTGTAGGATAA
- a CDS encoding OmpA family protein codes for MKIRRLFFTTFIVSVLFATNLFSQKNWAQDADNAFKYKQYYEAVSLYKKAYSKVKKNKAEKARIIFQSAECYRFSNDTKQAEIWYKKAIGIKYPDKLATLYYADMLKANEKYDEAIVQYNVYKDLDPSDPRGAKGAESCALAQQWKDNPTRIEVENAKQFNTKDMDFAPSYYDKKYKQIVFTSTREGATGNDYDVWTGQNFSDIYLSAQDKKGTWSTPAAFGESINTKFNEGAACLNDKCNEMYFTRCGVEKKKEIRCQIYVAKKKGNEWDLPEVLPLGPDSFTYGHPSISSDELSLYFSSDMEGGFGGKDIWVIKRTKKTKPWDKPVNLGNNINTEDNEMYPYIRDNGTLYFSSNGLLGMGGLDIFKAEKVGDKFGTPENMKFPLNSSGDDFAIIFEGNLDKGFFTSNRKGGKGSDDIYSFYQPPLVFTLQGTICNDSSKTSPKEKIKGVIITLSGSDGTIITDTSDATGSFKFEKTQFLANTSYEIKVEAKSYFGAKGKESTVGLERSKEFIRDFCLIPIPPTPIVLPEIRYEFNKWDLKPQYQDSLNDLISTMKGNENLVIELGSHTDARGSDEYNDSLSYKRAKSVVDYLISQGIASDRVVPHGYGKRVPRTLTKDITVVEYVKGGQVVKLTTPLLFTKGTTLNEAYINDLAKDEQKFESAHQLNRRTEFRVLRDDYVPKAVPDSSKVAPVIDIKTGNEPSDNEEIKEQQPENNKVTPQDKNEKNDKAVPADNKKNSTVPQNKKTNTTNNTGTKNK; via the coding sequence ATGAAAATTAGAAGGCTATTTTTTACAACTTTCATTGTTTCCGTTTTATTTGCAACAAATTTATTTTCGCAAAAAAACTGGGCTCAGGATGCTGATAATGCTTTTAAATATAAACAATACTATGAAGCTGTCAGCCTGTATAAAAAGGCATATTCAAAAGTTAAAAAGAATAAAGCAGAAAAAGCCCGTATTATTTTTCAATCAGCAGAGTGCTATCGTTTTTCTAATGATACAAAACAAGCTGAAATATGGTACAAAAAAGCTATCGGAATTAAATACCCGGATAAATTAGCTACACTTTACTATGCTGATATGCTGAAAGCAAATGAAAAATATGATGAGGCTATAGTGCAGTATAATGTTTATAAAGATCTTGATCCTTCCGATCCACGTGGCGCTAAAGGTGCTGAATCCTGTGCATTAGCACAGCAGTGGAAGGATAATCCAACGCGTATTGAAGTTGAAAATGCAAAACAGTTCAATACAAAAGACATGGATTTTGCACCTTCATACTATGATAAAAAGTATAAACAGATTGTTTTTACTTCAACACGCGAAGGTGCAACAGGAAATGATTATGATGTATGGACCGGGCAAAATTTCAGCGATATTTATCTTTCAGCACAGGATAAAAAAGGAACATGGAGTACTCCTGCTGCTTTTGGTGAAAGCATAAACACTAAGTTCAATGAAGGCGCAGCTTGCCTGAATGATAAATGCAATGAAATGTATTTTACCCGTTGTGGTGTTGAAAAGAAAAAAGAAATCAGGTGCCAGATTTATGTTGCTAAGAAAAAAGGTAATGAATGGGATCTTCCTGAAGTGTTACCTTTAGGGCCTGACAGCTTTACATACGGTCATCCTTCAATATCCAGTGATGAACTTTCATTATATTTTTCTTCAGATATGGAAGGTGGTTTTGGAGGTAAAGATATATGGGTGATTAAACGCACTAAGAAAACCAAACCCTGGGATAAACCGGTTAACCTTGGAAACAATATCAATACAGAAGACAATGAAATGTATCCTTATATTCGTGATAACGGTACTTTGTATTTTTCCTCAAATGGTTTATTGGGAATGGGCGGACTTGATATTTTTAAAGCGGAAAAAGTTGGTGATAAATTCGGAACTCCAGAAAATATGAAATTTCCTCTTAATTCTTCAGGTGATGATTTTGCAATTATTTTTGAAGGTAATTTAGATAAAGGTTTTTTCACTTCAAACCGTAAAGGTGGAAAAGGAAGTGATGATATTTATTCATTCTATCAACCTCCTTTAGTATTTACACTCCAGGGAACAATTTGCAACGATAGCAGTAAAACTTCTCCCAAAGAAAAAATCAAAGGTGTGATAATTACTTTATCAGGCTCCGATGGAACTATTATTACTGACACTAGTGATGCAACAGGTTCTTTTAAATTTGAAAAAACACAATTCCTTGCAAATACTTCATACGAAATTAAAGTAGAGGCAAAATCTTATTTTGGAGCAAAAGGAAAAGAAAGCACAGTTGGCTTAGAAAGAAGTAAAGAATTTATTCGCGATTTTTGTTTAATTCCTATTCCGCCAACTCCGATTGTTCTTCCCGAAATTCGTTATGAATTCAATAAATGGGATTTAAAACCACAGTACCAGGATTCACTTAACGATTTGATTTCAACAATGAAAGGCAATGAAAATTTGGTTATTGAATTGGGTTCTCATACTGATGCCCGTGGTTCCGATGAATACAACGATTCGTTATCATACAAACGTGCTAAATCAGTTGTTGATTACCTGATTTCTCAAGGTATTGCTTCTGACCGGGTTGTACCTCATGGTTACGGTAAAAGAGTTCCCCGAACACTTACAAAAGATATCACTGTTGTGGAATACGTGAAAGGCGGACAGGTAGTTAAACTTACTACACCATTGTTATTCACTAAAGGAACAACATTGAATGAGGCTTATATTAACGACCTGGCTAAAGATGAACAGAAATTTGAATCAGCTCACCAGTTGAACAGGCGTACTGAATTCAGAGTATTGCGTGATGATTATGTACCTAAAGCTGTACCTGATTCAAGTAAAGTGGCTCCTGTAATTGATATTAAAACCGGAAATGAACCATCGGATAATGAGGAAATAAAAGAACAACAACCAGAAAATAATAAAGTTACTCCTCAGGATAAAAATGAAAAAAATGATAAAGCTGTACCTGCTGACAACAAGAAAAATTCAACAGTACCACAGAATAAAAAAACTAATACAACTAATAATACCGGAACTAAAAATAAATAG
- a CDS encoding AIR synthase-related protein → MNELKYNKRGVSASKEDVHKAIAGLDKGLFPNAFCKIIPDFLGADSEYCVVMHADGAGTKSSLAYIYWKETGDLSVWRGIAQDAIVMNTDDLLCVGATDNILLSSTIGRNKNLIPGEVISEIISGTESFLEKLRSFGIGIYSTGGETADVGDLVRTIIVDSTVACRMKRSEVIDNSNISEDDVIVGLASFGKANYEDSYNGGMGSNGLTSARHDVFSKLYAKKYPESFDDAIPDEFVYSGSRKLIDIIGEAGVNAGKLVLSPTRTYAPVVKKILEKYRNEIHGMVHCSGGAQTKVLNFVENLHVVKNDLFDVPPLFRLIQKESKTPWEEMYKVFNMGYRFEIYIKKDFASEIINISKSFGVDAKIVGHCEKYKGKKLTITSEFGKFEY, encoded by the coding sequence ATGAATGAATTAAAATATAATAAGCGCGGAGTTTCAGCATCGAAAGAAGATGTGCACAAAGCTATTGCCGGGCTCGACAAGGGTTTATTTCCAAATGCATTTTGCAAAATTATTCCCGATTTTCTTGGTGCGGATAGTGAATATTGTGTGGTGATGCATGCTGATGGCGCAGGAACAAAGTCTTCGCTTGCTTATATCTATTGGAAAGAAACCGGCGATTTAAGCGTATGGCGCGGAATTGCACAGGATGCCATTGTGATGAACACCGATGATCTGCTTTGTGTTGGTGCCACCGATAATATTCTTTTATCATCAACAATCGGGAGAAATAAAAATTTAATTCCCGGTGAAGTTATTTCAGAAATTATTTCGGGTACCGAATCTTTTCTCGAAAAACTCAGAAGCTTTGGAATAGGAATTTATTCAACAGGCGGAGAGACGGCTGATGTAGGCGATTTGGTTCGTACCATTATTGTCGACTCAACCGTTGCATGCAGAATGAAACGTTCTGAAGTGATTGATAATTCTAATATTTCCGAAGATGATGTTATTGTTGGATTAGCTTCTTTTGGTAAAGCCAATTATGAAGATAGTTACAATGGAGGTATGGGAAGCAATGGATTGACTTCAGCGCGTCATGATGTGTTTTCCAAACTGTATGCAAAAAAATATCCCGAAAGTTTTGATGATGCTATTCCTGACGAATTTGTTTATTCCGGTTCACGGAAGTTGATTGACATTATTGGCGAAGCAGGTGTGAATGCAGGGAAACTGGTGTTATCTCCAACGCGTACATATGCACCTGTTGTGAAAAAAATTCTTGAAAAATATCGCAATGAAATTCATGGTATGGTTCATTGTTCGGGGGGAGCGCAAACAAAAGTGCTTAACTTTGTTGAGAATTTGCATGTCGTAAAAAATGATTTGTTTGATGTTCCTCCATTGTTCAGGTTGATTCAGAAAGAATCGAAAACCCCGTGGGAAGAGATGTACAAGGTGTTTAACATGGGTTATCGTTTTGAAATATACATTAAAAAAGATTTTGCATCAGAAATAATCAACATCAGTAAATCATTTGGAGTAGATGCAAAAATTGTTGGACACTGCGAAAAATATAAAGGAAAAAAACTTACGATTACCAGTGAGTTTGGAAAGTTTGAATATTAA
- the prfA gene encoding peptide chain release factor 1, whose translation MLDKLDAIYKRWEEIGCQIADPEVMSDMKRYIKLSKDYKELQPIIDAYKEYKLVLDNITSSKEILSKEKDEEFREMAKAELDELIERKDSLEEEIRVMLIPADPQDGKNAIMEIRAGTGGDEASIFAGDLYRMYTRFCEIKKWKVELVECTEGTVGGYKEVIFNVSGENVYGQLKYESGVHRVQRVPQTETQGRVHTSAASVVVLPEADEFDVDLKVSDIRKDTFCSSGPGGQSVNTTYSAIRLTHIPTGIVVSCQDEKSQIKNLDKAMKVLRSRLYEMEYQKYLDEISKKRKTMVSTGDRSAKIRTYNYPQSRVTDHRIGVSTHNLPAYMGGEIQDMIDALQLAENAERLKAAGE comes from the coding sequence ATGCTAGATAAATTAGATGCCATATATAAAAGATGGGAAGAGATCGGTTGTCAAATTGCCGATCCTGAAGTTATGTCGGATATGAAGCGGTATATTAAGCTCAGTAAAGATTATAAAGAATTACAACCTATTATTGATGCTTATAAAGAATACAAACTTGTATTGGACAATATTACTTCATCGAAAGAGATCCTTTCAAAAGAAAAAGATGAAGAGTTTCGCGAAATGGCAAAAGCAGAATTGGATGAATTAATAGAAAGAAAAGATTCATTAGAGGAGGAGATTCGTGTAATGCTTATTCCTGCTGACCCGCAGGATGGGAAGAATGCGATCATGGAAATTCGCGCGGGAACAGGCGGGGATGAAGCCAGTATTTTTGCAGGCGACCTTTACCGTATGTACACACGTTTCTGCGAAATAAAAAAATGGAAAGTGGAGTTGGTTGAATGTACCGAAGGCACTGTTGGCGGGTATAAGGAAGTTATATTTAACGTGTCAGGCGAAAATGTTTACGGTCAGTTGAAATACGAATCGGGTGTGCATCGTGTGCAACGCGTTCCGCAAACCGAAACGCAGGGCAGGGTTCATACTTCAGCAGCATCGGTAGTGGTGTTGCCCGAAGCAGATGAGTTTGATGTGGACCTGAAGGTTTCGGATATTCGTAAAGATACATTCTGTTCTTCGGGTCCCGGCGGACAATCAGTAAATACAACCTATTCCGCGATACGTCTTACACATATCCCAACAGGAATTGTTGTTTCGTGCCAGGATGAAAAATCGCAAATAAAAAACCTGGATAAAGCAATGAAGGTTTTACGTTCACGATTATATGAAATGGAATATCAAAAATATCTTGATGAAATTTCGAAGAAGCGCAAAACAATGGTTTCTACAGGTGATCGCTCGGCAAAGATCCGTACTTATAATTATCCGCAAAGCCGTGTTACCGACCATCGTATTGGTGTTTCTACTCACAACCTTCCTGCTTATATGGGTGGTGAAATCCAGGATATGATCGATGCATTACAGCTTGCTGAAAATGCTGAAAGGCTTAAAGCTGCAGGAGAATAA
- the pyrF gene encoding orotidine-5'-phosphate decarboxylase, producing MNKQELVKLINQKRSFLCVGLDPDVQKLPKHLLNSDDPVFEFNKQIIDATKEFAVAYKPNLAFYECLGIKGMQSFEKTIRYLNKFPGEFFTIADAKRGDIGNTSKMYARSFFGNEENALNFDAVTVAPYMGEDSVKPFLEYPNKWVILLALTSNKGANDFQFFNNNGKRLFEQVLERSQQWANSENMMYVVGATQAKMLADIRKIVPDHFLLVPGVGAQGGSLQEVVKYGMNKEIGLLINASRSILYASANEDFAVKAADEAKVMRDEMSALMK from the coding sequence ATGAATAAACAGGAATTAGTAAAATTAATTAATCAGAAAAGATCATTTTTATGTGTTGGTCTCGACCCTGATGTTCAGAAATTGCCTAAGCATTTATTGAATTCTGATGATCCCGTTTTTGAATTCAACAAACAAATTATTGATGCTACAAAAGAATTTGCCGTTGCATACAAACCAAATCTGGCTTTTTACGAATGCCTTGGTATTAAAGGAATGCAGAGTTTCGAAAAAACCATTCGTTATTTAAATAAATTTCCGGGAGAATTTTTTACTATTGCCGATGCCAAGCGTGGTGATATTGGAAACACTTCGAAAATGTATGCGCGTTCGTTTTTTGGTAATGAAGAAAATGCTTTGAATTTTGATGCGGTAACGGTTGCTCCATACATGGGCGAAGATTCAGTAAAACCTTTTCTTGAATATCCGAACAAATGGGTTATTCTGTTGGCGTTGACTTCGAATAAAGGCGCAAACGATTTTCAGTTTTTCAATAATAACGGAAAACGTTTATTCGAGCAGGTACTTGAAAGATCGCAGCAGTGGGCGAATTCCGAAAATATGATGTACGTGGTTGGCGCTACACAAGCAAAAATGCTGGCCGATATTCGTAAAATTGTTCCCGATCATTTTCTTCTGGTTCCCGGTGTTGGCGCACAGGGCGGCAGTTTGCAGGAAGTGGTAAAATACGGAATGAATAAAGAAATTGGCTTGTTAATTAATGCATCGCGCAGTATTCTTTATGCTTCGGCAAATGAAGATTTTGCGGTTAAAGCCGCTGATGAAGCCAAAGTCATGCGTGATGAGATGAGTGCTTTGATGAAATAA